The following proteins are co-located in the Neodiprion virginianus isolate iyNeoVirg1 chromosome 6, iyNeoVirg1.1, whole genome shotgun sequence genome:
- the LOC124308239 gene encoding tetraspanin-1, producing MTGKGLTASKAFLCCSNIVFLISGFILISLGTLLLADNERILLSRLLGPGDATPEQPLFYYLAFAIVALGFLMAATGLLGCWASCLYNRCVTVTYVALIIILLLGECTVCVLAVFWPHLLGVDVRTARLVRALQRSYAVAGRDQFTAALDLAQTAFSCCGINGSSNYGTSWWRLQEIGRRDLVVPLTCCMLNNTLQSEAFLNPEPTNLTLCETLNPAEHQKARHTQGCIGPLEKWTQDQALILLGVGLAVVLVELCALLSTFFACSKLRKGDKPRPSTFTSTRTLGTFNEADHDYGIENRMHMAGTTFGAKS from the exons ATGACGGGTAAAGGCTTGACTGCTTCCAAAGCGTTCTTGTGCTGCTCTAACATCGTATTTCTG ATCTCAGGATTCATCCTGATCTCTCTAGGGACACTTCTCCTGGCTGACAACGAGCGAATCCTGCTGTCGCGTCTATTGGGCCCAGGCGATGCAACCCCTGAACAGCCTCTGTTTTACTATTTGGCGTTCGCTATTGTGGCATTGGGATTCCTGATGGCTGCTACCGGACTTCTTGGTTGCTGGGCCTCGTGTCTCTATAACCGTTGCGTAACCGTAACC TACGTAGCCCTGATAATTATTCTACTCCTCGGAGAATGCACTGTTTGCGTATTGGCTGTGTTTTGGCCTCATCTACTCGGTGTAGACGTCAGGACCGCACGTCTCGTTCGGGCTCTACAACGCAGCTACGCGGTGGCTGGGCGAGATCAATTCACCGCTGCTCTTGATCTGGCTCAAACCGCG TTCTCCTGCTGCGGTATAAACGGAAGCAGTAATTACGGGACATCTTGGTGGCGCCTCCAAGAAATTGGTCGTCGTGATCTGGTTGTCCCGCTGACTTGTTGCATGCTGAACAACACGCTCCAATCCGAGGCGTTCCTGAACCCAGAACCGACGAATTTAACTTTGTGCGAAACCCTGAATCCCGCCGAGCATCAGAAAGCTCGACACACTCAG GGATGTATAGGACCGTTGGAAAAATGGACTCAGGATCAGGCGCTCATTTTGCTTGGAGTAGGACTGGCGGTTGTTCTAGTTGAACTCTGCGCGTTACTCAGCACCTTTTTCGCCTGCTCTAAGCTCCGGAAGGGCGATAAGCCACGACCCTCAACCTTCACGTCGACGCGTACTCTTGGAACATTCAACGAAGCAGATCACGACTACG GGATAGAGAACAGAATGCACATGGCAGGGACGACCTTCGGTGCCAAGTCATGA